The following is a genomic window from Calliphora vicina chromosome 5, idCalVici1.1, whole genome shotgun sequence.
CAGAACACAGAACCAtttttcgggaagaaatttgtatgggggctaggagaaaacatggaccgattcttataatttttaccagagttagttCTTTTAACATAGAAATAACGTATGTACaatttgatggtattatctgtaatatatttgcacaaataacaaaaactattttaaaattatcaagttttttgaggttgtctcacattttggttcataactctggtttcactaaaccgattttgctgattttcaataccaaactgcttaggagaacagtaaacatttttcttgcaagtttaccaattttgGTTGTCTAGTTttgacgtgagcgtgttttacacatacagacggacatagctcaatcgacttagaatttcataaggatcaataatatatatacttagttgggtctcagatggatatttctcaatgttacacacggaatgacaaacttatatataccctcattcaccacttatggtggtgtagtgtataaaataggtgaaaaaaatttccaaaccgataatccgattttaatcACGACTATAGAGGAGGTTTTGCTGAGCCTAAAGGcacggtcacacatggcaaatatttgctcaaaaaaacgtaaccacttttttaagcacaaatttgtttgacgtgttttgtgtttttgtgaCAAGTGTTTATTAAGaacaaacagcatcaaataaaataaaactaaatatttgttttgaattgtcttaagtaaaaggagtttttgacaataaataaaagaattaaaatatattttttttagcggttacgtctttttcgtcaaatatttgccatgtgtgaacgtaccttaagttttaaatttgtatttttaacacTAAGGTGGGGCGGAGTCTCAAGAATCCAAATTGGGGTATCTCGcgtatattacaaattaaaaattatgccaaatttttgttcttaatccgatttgaaagatttgtatatatgtagAATCTACTAGATGAGAATTACAAAAAACATTACTATAACTGTATTGTATCTTTTTTAATTTacgaaaattaataatttttgaaaaaaataattttatgttttttacctaccttggtctgtatttttgcaaatatcggATTCACATCTTTctcgatttttttcaaatatatattttttaattaacgaCAAATTGGTTAGTATTATAAGGatagaattatttcaaaatcgatCGTGTCgagaaaaacgattttgaatattttatgacattttactatttattaaataaattttcaacgatTGCAGAAATAAAAcatgatttaaatagtagatattaatatctttctaatctgtatttaagccaaatttttacttggcaaatatacgagaaaacatcaattttaatgttgacgtttacaacaaaaaacattctcataaaaaaataattgacttttttttaaactaataaaactatatgaaagactaaagaacagaacatattttgtattacacaGTTCAAAACACATGGATTttaagttatgacgttgttgcagcaaatgagcgatatgtaaaTCTTGTATTTTCCTGTGGTCTCATCAATggctttaaaatacataaaacgcAATAAATATATTCATCTTGTAGTGATCTCCGATGTTTGGTAATACAGTAGTCGGTAAGGCAGTGAAATTTTACgcttatatacaaatttttgatcaaaatgaaaatttcatcacgatcggaagacatcgatttcatcCTATGATTACATAGGACttaatttgctttaatttttaatggatACCAATATTCTAAACCTCTTTTGGTGGTCGACTTAGATTATATTTCAAAGGTCtctattgaaatttgttataatcGGATAAATTCGGAATCGTACTTtaccataaataattttatataaggaCCCGCttcagaaaatgactttaaaaaatgtatggtaTCAATCAGCATGGCAGAACTGGCAAATTTACTCTCTCTTATTTGTTATTATcacaattacaattaaattttaagaatttacaattcaaactcttttttaaattcaaaagagaattttacCACTTTCACGCCGCTAAGAGTAGAATTCGCCTTTTCAATGagagaaatatatttaaagttggtaaaagaaataaaacaatttgtttaataaaaatgcgtttcgaattttaaaaacctGAAGTGTGGTGTATTTTGCTTCTTTCACTtcagcaaaacaaaacaaactacGCAATGGAAGCGTACTGATGTTGGAGGCAGAATACAAGAATACGAGTACCTATGTGCAGCTTACAAACGTAAACGTGCTTGTAAATTGTTGACTACATTGTTAAGTCGatggtttcttttattttgttcttttctTCTGGATTGTTCAAGTCATCGTCCATATCCAAATATTGTGATCATGGAGGTATAAATGGAAGTTACCTTTGTTATGGTCATCAGTTGTTAAGTGAGTTCTAGATAGAGGAGTCGAGCGAAAAAAGTCTGTTAAGAAAAGTGTTAACGAAAATACTGCTTGCCATAATGAATTGGTTTATTAGTGAGTGTCTTTTTTTTACTTGTTGACATTATTTGTGTTACTCAGtttatctttaaatttctttctaCAATATAGAAGTGTTGTTAGTGTTAATGTCATTATTCGGGCGTTTTAACGCAAACACCGTACAGGaaagaaatttatttgccaCCGAACTTTTCCAAACTGTAGCCACACAAAGTCAACATGAAAATGTAATCATTTCACCAGTGTCTGTGCAAACAGCTTTAGGTTTAGTGTACTATGGAGCTTCCGGTCAAACGGCTACTGAACTGCAAAAAAGCCTACATGCCACGGCCCACCAAAGTAAGGACGGTTTGGCCCAGGGCTATCACAAACTTTTGCATTCCTTTATCAAGTCAAAGACCGTGTTGGAAATagctaataaaatttttgtcaacGATAAATTGGAAATATCTCCGGAGTTCAAAAAAACCTCTCAAATTTACTTTGATTCTGACGTCGAGCAATTAGATTTCGCCAACGAATCGTATTCAGTTGATCACATCAATCAATGGTTGGCCGAGAAGACTAATGGCAAGATTGATAACGTTATACAGAGACTTGATCCCGAAACAAATGTGGCTCTAATCAATGCCATTTACTTTAAAGCCAAATGGGCACGTCCCTTTATGGATGATGCTACCAGTGATCGCGAGTTTTGGATTACAAATGAACAGTCAATCAAAGTGTCCACAATGTTTGCCGACAATTGGTATTATTATGCCGAATATCCTGATTTGGATGCGAAGGCTTTGGAACTATTTTTCGAGAATATTGATCTCACCATGTGGTTCATATTGCCCAACAAACGTGATGGCCTCTTTGAGTTGGAGCAAAAACTGAAGGGAGTTAATTTCAATGATCTCGAAGCACTGTGGGAATGGAAGAGTACAAGTGTCTATTTgccaaaattcaaatttgaatttgacACCGACCTGAAGCCATCACTACAAAAGGTAAGTGTACactgaacatacatacatacacagagaaaacagattcttaGTTGCAAcataattttacataattttagaAGCGTTAATAGCTATTTGAAATTATATGTGTGCAACGaaactgttttctctgtgtatctattactttttctttttttatattatccaTGCAACcataatttgtttgtatattttgaatGTTGCAGCTTGGCATTAATACCATGTTCTCGAATACTGCCGATTTTAGTAACATGTTTGATAAACGTGCGTCCAATATGCACATTTCGCAGGTACAACACAAGGCCTTCATAGATGTCAATGAAATTGGCTGTGAAGCTGCTGCCGCCAGTGGTAAGCAAAGTCTTTGTTTAAAACTCTcttaaagaaaaacacaaaaaacaaaaataaagaaaatgagaTACAACAAATTAGCAGTAATCAAACTAATCGTTCTTTCTATTGTATTTTCCATTTGCCCATGTAATTTATTGCAGTTGCTGTTGGTGTGCCCATGTCGTTGCCCATAGACCCCAAAACATTTGTGGCCGATCATCCATTTGTTTTCATAATACGTGACAAGACTGCCGTCTACTTTGCTGGTCACATTGTTAAGCTCGAAGACACTGCAGCTTAATGACATTCAAAGTAGtttctaagaaaaaaataatccacaatCCATTCTTCATATTACAACAGACaaataaaaatgcaataatGCATTCACTACTCATCATCATACacacatttttg
Proteins encoded in this region:
- the LOC135960597 gene encoding serine protease inhibitor 42Dd-like, whose translation is MNWFIKVLLVLMSLFGRFNANTVQERNLFATELFQTVATQSQHENVIISPVSVQTALGLVYYGASGQTATELQKSLHATAHQSKDGLAQGYHKLLHSFIKSKTVLEIANKIFVNDKLEISPEFKKTSQIYFDSDVEQLDFANESYSVDHINQWLAEKTNGKIDNVIQRLDPETNVALINAIYFKAKWARPFMDDATSDREFWITNEQSIKVSTMFADNWYYYAEYPDLDAKALELFFENIDLTMWFILPNKRDGLFELEQKLKGVNFNDLEALWEWKSTSVYLPKFKFEFDTDLKPSLQKLGINTMFSNTADFSNMFDKRASNMHISQVQHKAFIDVNEIGCEAAAASVAVGVPMSLPIDPKTFVADHPFVFIIRDKTAVYFAGHIVKLEDTAA